The following is a genomic window from Thioclava electrotropha.
TGCGGCCATCTGCACCAGCGGATCGGAGACCTCGCGGGCCGCCTGAAACCCGCCCGTCTCGGGGTGATCGCCGGGCGCTTTCGCCAAGCCCTCGACCTTGTAGCGCGCAGGGTCGATCGGGGCGAAGCGCACCCAGCCATCGGCTACGGCAACCGCAGCCAACCCGAGCGCGAGGATCGTCACGGCCCGATTCATGCCGCGCCCTCCCGCAGCCCCCAACCGGCCAGCGCGATCAGCTCGGTCGCGACATGGGCGCCCGCGATGGCCGTCACGCCGGTCGGATCGTAGGGCGGAGAGACCTCGACCACATCGCCACCGATCAGGTTGATCCCTTTCAGCCCGCGCAACAGCTCTGCCGCCTGCCAGCTGGCCAGACCGCCCCAGACCGGCGTGCCGGTGCCGGGCGCGAAGGCCGGGTCGAGCCCGTCGATGTCGAAGGTGATGTAACAGGGCTTGTCGCCCACGACCGCGCGGATGCGTTCCAGCGTGGCCTCGACGCCCTCGCGATGCACCGAAGGCGCATCCACGATCGTCACGCCCAGCGTATCGGGATTGTCGGTGCGGATACCGACCGAGACGGTATTCTCGGCTCTCACGACGCCCGACTTGATCGCCTTGTAGAGGAACGTGCCGTGGTCGATCCGGTCCATATCGTCATCGGCCCAGGTGTCGGAATGGGCGTCGAACTGAACGAGCGCGATCTCCCCGTGGGCGGCAGCGGCCGCGCGCAGGATCGGCAGGGTGATGAAGTGATCGCCGCCCAGCGTGATCGGCACGACGCCCGCCCCGAAGATCGCGCCCAGATGCGCCTCGATCCGGCCCGGCACTTCCGGCACATTGGCATAGTCGAAGGGCATGTCACCGTAATCGACGATGGCGAGTTCCGAGAACGGGTCGTAACCCCAGCCATAGGGCGCGTCGAACGCCTGCAGCGTCGAGGCTTCGCG
Proteins encoded in this region:
- the speB gene encoding agmatinase, with amino-acid sequence MALEDAKTQVDQAFTRAEARGLSFENTFGGATSFLRRRYTKDLAGAQIAVTGIPFDQAVTNRPGTRFGPRAIREASTLQAFDAPYGWGYDPFSELAIVDYGDMPFDYANVPEVPGRIEAHLGAIFGAGVVPITLGGDHFITLPILRAAAAAHGEIALVQFDAHSDTWADDDMDRIDHGTFLYKAIKSGVVRAENTVSVGIRTDNPDTLGVTIVDAPSVHREGVEATLERIRAVVGDKPCYITFDIDGLDPAFAPGTGTPVWGGLASWQAAELLRGLKGINLIGGDVVEVSPPYDPTGVTAIAGAHVATELIALAGWGLREGAA